Proteins encoded in a region of the Rothia mucilaginosa genome:
- a CDS encoding S8 family peptidase: MRLPYFGAQRTETPPRRYPDNCRTDNRRRKRPAHAAMSLLAAGALLFGGDLPAVLAQAPSDEATLAAAQAAPQIEGPVSPLTLARNGAARPNTPTAAAPGTLPQQVFDRFIVTYTKEAKQRKMQRDGDWDAVRGIVDDIMDTVDVVSEALNVDTKFLHNTSTDDAVIQTSKTLNKNEAKEFMAKVASDPDVASVEPDYINYPAAEGDITFQFNDPQYSKQWNLTNPTTGVQNTGNARLRRGANVKVAVLDTGYVPHPDLVTGMANGYDFVSDPLSARDGNGRDPNPLDEGDYAPYNLCKDQANAHTSTWHGTHVAGIIGARGNNGMGIVGVADLARVQPVRVLGRCGGRTSDIADAIIWAAGGHVDGVPDNTYPAKIINMSIGTVTQCPAAYQRAIDIARSKGALVVAAAGNGNTEASKYAPANCMGVITVGATTKAGTRASFSNYGTRVNISAPGENILSLSVNSLDRPDNTKFTYVYESGTSMAAPHVSALLAQQLVNGTSMTTQQVERAFTLAGGNRIKCDKYFCSRGIINSFNLAKKAGNLDANGRVTYLRPRKIISKGLSAGASNTKIADRAATDEAAEATAEALTAGANGESLTGDYDRIPGAPAMEIPEDAQVYDLNGDAEPVTQDEPLVTNPAQKPREADEQH; encoded by the coding sequence ATGAGGCTTCCATACTTCGGCGCGCAGCGCACCGAAACACCTCCTCGCCGCTACCCCGATAACTGCCGCACCGATAACCGCCGCCGCAAGCGCCCCGCACACGCAGCCATGAGCCTGCTCGCCGCCGGCGCACTCCTCTTCGGAGGCGACCTGCCCGCTGTCCTCGCGCAGGCCCCCAGTGACGAGGCCACCCTGGCAGCAGCTCAGGCAGCACCCCAGATCGAAGGCCCCGTCAGCCCCCTCACCCTCGCGCGCAACGGCGCGGCACGCCCCAACACCCCCACCGCGGCGGCGCCCGGTACGCTCCCCCAGCAGGTGTTCGACCGATTCATCGTCACCTACACCAAGGAAGCCAAGCAGCGCAAAATGCAGCGCGACGGCGACTGGGACGCAGTCCGCGGCATCGTTGACGACATCATGGACACCGTCGATGTCGTCAGCGAAGCGCTAAACGTCGACACCAAGTTCCTGCACAACACCTCCACCGATGACGCCGTCATCCAGACCTCCAAAACCCTCAACAAAAACGAGGCGAAGGAGTTCATGGCGAAGGTCGCCTCCGACCCGGACGTAGCCTCCGTCGAGCCCGACTACATCAACTACCCCGCCGCAGAAGGCGACATCACCTTCCAGTTCAACGACCCGCAGTACAGCAAGCAGTGGAACCTCACCAACCCCACCACCGGCGTGCAGAACACCGGTAACGCACGCCTGCGCCGCGGCGCAAACGTGAAGGTCGCCGTGCTCGACACCGGCTACGTGCCACACCCCGACCTGGTCACCGGCATGGCGAACGGCTACGACTTCGTCAGCGACCCGCTCAGCGCCCGCGACGGCAACGGCCGCGACCCCAACCCCCTGGATGAAGGCGACTACGCCCCTTACAACCTCTGTAAGGACCAGGCGAACGCCCACACCTCCACCTGGCACGGTACCCACGTGGCGGGCATTATCGGCGCACGCGGCAATAACGGCATGGGTATCGTCGGTGTCGCCGACCTCGCCCGCGTGCAGCCCGTGCGCGTGCTGGGCCGCTGTGGTGGCCGCACCTCCGACATTGCCGACGCGATCATCTGGGCTGCCGGCGGACACGTTGACGGCGTGCCGGACAACACCTACCCCGCTAAGATCATCAACATGTCCATCGGCACCGTAACCCAGTGCCCCGCCGCGTACCAGCGCGCCATCGACATCGCACGCTCCAAGGGTGCACTCGTGGTCGCCGCGGCAGGTAACGGCAACACGGAAGCCTCCAAGTACGCGCCCGCCAACTGCATGGGCGTCATCACGGTCGGTGCAACCACCAAGGCCGGTACACGAGCATCGTTCTCCAACTACGGCACGAGGGTCAACATCTCCGCGCCGGGTGAAAACATCCTCTCCCTGTCCGTGAACAGCCTCGACCGCCCTGATAACACTAAGTTCACCTACGTCTACGAGAGCGGCACCTCCATGGCGGCGCCGCACGTCTCCGCTCTGCTGGCGCAGCAGCTGGTCAACGGTACCTCCATGACCACTCAGCAGGTCGAGAGAGCGTTCACCCTCGCGGGAGGTAATCGCATCAAGTGCGATAAGTATTTCTGCAGCCGAGGCATTATCAACAGCTTCAACCTGGCTAAAAAGGCGGGAAACCTGGACGCCAACGGCAGGGTGACCTACCTGCGACCGCGCAAGATTATTTCTAAGGGCCTGAGCGCCGGAGCGTCCAACACCAAGATTGCAGACAGGGCCGCCACCGACGAGGCAGCCGAGGCGACAGCAGAAGCTCTCACGGCAGGAGCCAACGGCGAGAGCCTCACCGGCGACTACGACCGAATTCCCGGCGCGCCCGCCATGGAAATCCCCGAAGATGCCCAGGTCTACGACTTGAACGGTGACGCCGAGCCCGTCACCCAGGACGAACCGCTGGTCACCAACCCCGCGCAGAAGCCCCGCGAGGCAGACGAGCAGCACTAA
- the purM gene encoding phosphoribosylformylglycinamidine cyclo-ligase, translated as MSENTTTVTYASAGVDVEAGDRAVELMKGAIKATHNSSVVGGVGGFAGLYDVSELVKYRKPYLATSTDGVGTKVAIAQALDIHDTIGYDLVGMVVDDIVVCGAKPLFMTDYIATGKVVPERIADIVRGIAGACAQAGTALVGGETAEHPGLLAEDEYDVAGAATGLVEADELLGPERVREGDVLIAMASSGIHSNGYSLVRKVLNVAGWGLERQVDELGRTIGEELLEPTRVYAADCLDLAAAFPVNGEDGTTGSGVRGFSHVTGGGLAANLARVLPQGLEGRVDRSTWQIPAIFSLIGSLGNVPLADLERTLNLGVGMIAIVDPSVAEAATKRLNDRGIPSWIMGDVVAAGEPEANSADYIQGAKGVDGGAVRLLGSYAS; from the coding sequence ATGAGCGAGAACACCACCACCGTAACCTACGCGAGCGCAGGTGTTGACGTAGAGGCTGGCGATCGCGCCGTTGAGCTGATGAAGGGCGCTATCAAGGCGACCCACAACTCCTCCGTCGTTGGTGGCGTGGGCGGCTTCGCGGGCCTGTACGACGTCTCCGAGCTCGTCAAGTACCGCAAGCCCTACCTGGCTACCTCCACCGACGGTGTGGGTACCAAGGTCGCTATCGCGCAGGCACTCGATATTCACGACACCATCGGTTACGACCTGGTCGGCATGGTCGTGGACGACATCGTGGTCTGCGGTGCGAAGCCGCTGTTCATGACCGACTACATTGCCACTGGCAAGGTCGTTCCCGAACGTATCGCTGACATTGTGCGCGGTATCGCTGGCGCATGTGCACAGGCTGGTACCGCCCTGGTTGGCGGCGAAACCGCTGAGCACCCCGGCCTGCTCGCAGAAGACGAGTACGACGTTGCGGGCGCAGCAACCGGTCTGGTCGAGGCTGACGAGCTGCTCGGTCCCGAGCGCGTACGTGAGGGCGACGTGCTGATTGCTATGGCATCCTCCGGTATTCACTCCAACGGCTACTCCCTGGTCCGCAAGGTCCTGAACGTTGCCGGCTGGGGTCTGGAGCGCCAGGTGGACGAGCTGGGCCGCACCATCGGTGAAGAGCTGCTCGAACCCACCCGCGTGTACGCGGCAGACTGCCTGGATTTGGCGGCTGCATTCCCCGTCAACGGCGAAGACGGCACCACCGGCAGTGGTGTGCGCGGCTTCTCCCACGTGACCGGCGGCGGCCTGGCCGCTAACCTGGCTCGCGTTCTGCCTCAGGGCTTGGAGGGTCGCGTGGACCGCTCCACCTGGCAGATTCCTGCGATCTTCTCCCTGATCGGTTCGCTGGGCAACGTGCCTCTGGCCGACCTGGAGCGCACCCTGAACCTGGGTGTGGGCATGATCGCTATCGTTGACCCCTCCGTGGCTGAGGCTGCTACCAAGCGTCTGAACGACCGCGGTATCCCCTCCTGGATTATGGGTGATGTTGTTGCCGCCGGTGAGCCCGAGGCAAACAGCGCGGACTACATTCAGGGCGCTAAGGGCGTGGACGGCGGCGCGGTTCGCCTGCTGGGCTCCTACGCTTCCTAA
- the purF gene encoding amidophosphoribosyltransferase translates to MIRPDGKLTHDLDPIDHGPKDACGVFGVWAPGEDVAKLTYYGLYALQHRGQESAGIATSNGKRIHVYKDMGLVSQVFDEATLSSMPGDHAIGHARYSTTGASHWANAQPTLGTTPHGTLCLAHNGNLTNSADLYERLIEKNGGKPPKHGELAQGNTTDTALVTALLAEHDFDSLEEAALDLLPTLRGAFCFTFMDEHTLYAARDPQGVRPLVLGRLERGWVVASETAALDIVGASFVREVEPGELITIDENGLRSQRFAKAKPAGCVFEYVYLARPDTTISGRSVYESRVEMGRQLAREHAVEADLVMPTPESGVPAAIGYAEESGIPYGNGLVKNAYVGRTFIQPSQTIRQLGIRLKLNPLKSVVAGKRLVVIDDSIVRGNTQRALVRMLREAGAKEVHVRISSPPVKWPCFYGIDFASRAELIANGLSVDEIASSLGADSLGFISQDGMMAATEQPAENMCTACFTGKYPIELPSEERRGKSLFDSSEKGKGGPLAGKAAEVTVERPVPSKPEHAEAVSIETREGTETLETKFDLSAVQVAADDAGMGMCNPGPDADLEALLTEQDRIPANSSATATPKES, encoded by the coding sequence TTGATTCGCCCCGACGGAAAACTCACTCACGACCTCGATCCAATTGACCACGGCCCCAAGGACGCCTGCGGCGTCTTCGGTGTCTGGGCTCCCGGCGAGGACGTGGCAAAGCTAACCTACTACGGCCTGTACGCGCTCCAGCACCGCGGCCAGGAATCAGCAGGTATCGCAACCAGTAACGGCAAACGCATCCACGTGTACAAAGATATGGGACTGGTCTCCCAGGTCTTTGACGAAGCCACCCTCAGCTCCATGCCCGGCGACCACGCTATCGGCCACGCCCGATACTCCACCACCGGCGCATCCCACTGGGCTAACGCACAGCCCACCCTCGGTACCACCCCGCACGGCACGCTCTGTCTGGCGCACAACGGTAACCTCACCAACTCGGCTGATCTCTACGAGCGTCTGATTGAAAAGAACGGCGGCAAGCCCCCCAAGCACGGCGAACTCGCCCAGGGCAACACCACCGACACCGCACTCGTCACCGCCCTGCTGGCGGAACACGACTTCGACTCCCTCGAAGAAGCAGCACTCGACCTGCTGCCGACCCTACGCGGTGCTTTCTGCTTCACCTTCATGGATGAGCACACCCTCTACGCCGCACGCGACCCGCAGGGTGTTCGTCCCCTCGTACTCGGTCGTCTGGAGCGTGGCTGGGTTGTCGCATCCGAAACCGCGGCACTTGATATTGTCGGTGCGTCCTTCGTGCGTGAAGTGGAGCCCGGCGAGCTCATCACCATTGATGAGAACGGTCTGCGTTCCCAGCGTTTCGCAAAAGCTAAGCCCGCCGGTTGCGTCTTCGAGTACGTTTACCTCGCTCGCCCGGACACCACCATCTCCGGCCGTAGCGTCTACGAATCCCGCGTAGAAATGGGCCGTCAGCTTGCCCGCGAACACGCTGTTGAAGCTGACCTGGTCATGCCCACTCCCGAATCCGGTGTTCCGGCTGCTATTGGTTACGCCGAAGAGTCCGGCATTCCCTACGGTAACGGTCTGGTCAAGAACGCCTACGTGGGTCGAACCTTCATTCAGCCCTCGCAGACTATCCGCCAGCTCGGTATTCGACTCAAGCTGAACCCGCTCAAGTCTGTGGTTGCAGGTAAGCGCCTCGTCGTTATTGACGATTCCATTGTTCGCGGTAACACTCAGCGTGCCCTCGTGCGTATGCTCCGCGAAGCTGGCGCGAAGGAAGTGCACGTGCGCATCTCCTCCCCGCCCGTGAAGTGGCCTTGCTTCTACGGTATTGACTTCGCCTCCCGTGCGGAGCTGATCGCTAACGGCCTGTCCGTGGACGAAATCGCGTCCTCCCTGGGTGCCGATTCGCTCGGCTTCATCTCTCAGGACGGCATGATGGCAGCCACCGAGCAGCCCGCCGAAAACATGTGCACCGCATGCTTCACCGGCAAATACCCGATTGAGTTGCCGAGCGAGGAACGACGCGGCAAGTCCCTCTTCGACTCCTCGGAGAAGGGCAAGGGCGGACCCCTCGCCGGTAAGGCAGCTGAGGTGACCGTGGAGCGCCCCGTCCCCTCCAAGCCTGAGCATGCTGAGGCCGTCTCCATTGAGACCCGCGAAGGCACCGAAACTCTCGAAACGAAGTTCGATCTCTCCGCAGTACAGGTTGCCGCAGACGACGCCGGTATGGGCATGTGCAACCCCGGCCCCGACGCCGACCTCGAGGCATTGCTCACCGAGCAGGACCGCATCCCCGCAAACTCCTCCGCTACCGCTACCCCGAAGGAATCCTAA
- a CDS encoding sterol carrier family protein yields MAIRRKTSEEAGMAAVREVRAFFEAQRAATGEPADVHAQGEYLLNSAEVEQAFAALPRSVRATFVRFTLEELATLAPGNSVEVRVPPLGVTQCVAGPRHTRGTPPSVVEARPLVWAALVLGACSWAQAVSAGALDASGERSDLSGLLPLF; encoded by the coding sequence GTGGCGATTCGACGTAAGACCAGCGAGGAAGCGGGCATGGCGGCGGTCCGCGAAGTGCGTGCCTTCTTTGAGGCGCAGCGTGCGGCAACCGGCGAGCCTGCAGATGTGCATGCCCAAGGCGAGTACCTGCTGAACAGCGCCGAGGTGGAGCAGGCATTTGCCGCGCTCCCCCGCTCGGTGCGCGCAACCTTCGTGCGTTTTACCCTCGAAGAGCTGGCCACCCTAGCCCCCGGCAATAGTGTGGAGGTGCGTGTGCCCCCGCTGGGCGTGACCCAGTGCGTGGCGGGTCCTCGCCATACGCGCGGTACCCCGCCGTCCGTGGTGGAGGCGCGTCCACTCGTGTGGGCGGCGCTGGTTCTGGGTGCCTGTTCGTGGGCGCAGGCGGTGAGTGCCGGTGCGCTGGATGCGTCGGGTGAGCGTAGTGACCTTTCGGGTTTGTTGCCGCTCTTCTAG